Proteins from a single region of Streptomyces glaucescens:
- a CDS encoding C40 family peptidase, translating into MEDALIPVVPMSHTAHIRSHRKPRRSASKIAMRAGVAGGILSTVAVAGASGPANAAEPVTQTLELPTLTADLAAQVAESADATELAAANYELQAERDAAAAQAAKEAKADLAVAKKKAEAKKKAEEAARKAAAERAARDAERVTLAASADVSAPSADVSAPSVSAPAGGSVATVIAFLKAQLGDAYVMGATGPNAWDCSSLVQAAFREVGVDLPRVSQDQSMMGTEVSLSSIQPGDILYWGGKGSAYHVGVYIGGGQYLDAANPSKGVVIQDLSGYPASGAVRVL; encoded by the coding sequence ATGGAGGATGCCCTGATACCGGTTGTTCCCATGTCCCACACCGCTCACATACGCAGCCACCGGAAGCCCCGCCGCAGCGCGTCGAAGATCGCGATGCGGGCCGGAGTTGCCGGTGGCATCCTCAGCACCGTGGCAGTCGCCGGTGCGTCGGGTCCGGCGAACGCCGCCGAACCGGTGACCCAGACGCTCGAACTGCCCACCCTGACGGCCGACCTGGCCGCCCAGGTCGCCGAGTCCGCGGACGCCACCGAGCTGGCCGCCGCGAACTACGAGCTGCAGGCCGAGCGTGACGCGGCCGCCGCCCAGGCCGCCAAGGAGGCCAAGGCCGACCTCGCCGTGGCGAAGAAGAAGGCCGAGGCCAAGAAGAAGGCCGAGGAGGCCGCGCGCAAGGCCGCCGCGGAGCGCGCCGCACGCGACGCCGAGCGGGTCACGCTCGCCGCGTCCGCCGACGTCTCCGCGCCCTCCGCCGACGTCTCCGCCCCGTCCGTCTCCGCGCCCGCCGGCGGCAGCGTCGCGACGGTCATCGCCTTCCTCAAGGCCCAGCTGGGCGACGCCTACGTCATGGGCGCCACCGGCCCCAACGCCTGGGACTGCTCCAGCCTCGTCCAGGCCGCGTTCCGTGAGGTCGGTGTGGACCTGCCGCGCGTGTCGCAGGACCAGTCGATGATGGGCACCGAGGTCTCCCTGTCCAGCATCCAGCCCGGCGACATCCTGTACTGGGGCGGCAAGGGCTCCGCGTACCACGTGGGCGTGTACATCGGGGGCGGCCAGTACCTGGACGCCGCGAACCCCTCCAAGGGCGTCGTCATCCAGGACCTCTCCGGCTACCCGGCGTCGGGAGCGGTGCGCGTCCTCTGA
- a CDS encoding NADH-quinone oxidoreductase subunit A, whose translation MNAYAPILVLGALGAGFAIFSVVMATLIGPKRYNRAKLEAYECGIEPTPTPAGGGRFPIKYYLTAMLFIVFDIEIVFLYPWAVTFDALGVFGLVEMLLFVLTVFVAYAYVWRRGGLEWD comes from the coding sequence GTGAACGCGTATGCGCCCATCCTCGTACTGGGAGCCCTCGGGGCAGGCTTTGCGATCTTCTCCGTGGTCATGGCCACGCTGATCGGTCCGAAGCGGTACAACCGCGCCAAGCTCGAAGCCTACGAGTGCGGTATCGAGCCGACCCCCACGCCGGCCGGCGGCGGGCGCTTCCCCATCAAGTACTACCTGACGGCGATGCTCTTCATCGTCTTCGACATCGAGATCGTCTTCCTCTACCCCTGGGCCGTCACCTTCGACGCCCTGGGGGTCTTCGGGCTCGTGGAGATGCTGCTCTTCGTGCTCACCGTCTTCGTCGCCTACGCCTACGTGTGGCGGCGCGGCGGCCTGGAATGGGACTGA
- a CDS encoding NADH-quinone oxidoreductase subunit D: MSTSHASPRETTEGTVYTVTGGDWDEIVQSAAKADDERIVVNMGPQHPSTHGVLRLILEIEGETVTEARCGIGYLHTGIEKNLEYRTWTQGTTFVTRMDYLTSFFNETAYCLAVEKLLGIEDQITDRATIIRVLLMELNRLSSHLVCIATGGMELGATTIMIYGFRDREMILDIYELVTGLRMNHAYIRPGGLAQDLPPGAVDQIREFVKKMKRNLPEYDKLATGNPIFKARMQDIGYLDLAGCMALGATGPILRSTGLPHDLRKAQPYCGYETYDFDVPTADSCDAYGRFLIRLEEMRQSLRIIEQCLDRLQPGPVMVADKKIAWPAQLALGPDGLGNSLDHIKKIMGTSMEALIHHFKLVTEGFRVPPGQAYAAVESPKGELGVHAVSDGGTRPYRVHFRDPSFTNLQAMAAMCEGGQVADVIVAVASIDPVMGGVDR, translated from the coding sequence GTGAGCACTTCCCACGCCTCCCCCAGGGAGACCACCGAGGGCACCGTCTACACGGTCACCGGCGGCGACTGGGACGAGATCGTCCAGTCCGCGGCCAAGGCCGACGACGAGCGCATCGTCGTCAACATGGGCCCGCAGCACCCCTCCACCCACGGGGTGCTCCGCCTGATCCTGGAGATCGAGGGCGAGACGGTCACCGAGGCCCGCTGCGGCATCGGCTACCTCCACACCGGCATCGAGAAGAACCTCGAGTACCGGACCTGGACGCAGGGCACCACGTTCGTGACGCGCATGGACTACCTGACGTCCTTCTTCAACGAGACCGCCTACTGTCTCGCCGTCGAGAAGCTGCTCGGCATCGAGGACCAGATCACCGACCGCGCCACGATCATCCGGGTGCTCCTGATGGAGCTGAACCGGCTCTCCTCCCACCTGGTGTGCATCGCCACCGGCGGCATGGAACTCGGCGCCACCACCATCATGATCTACGGGTTCCGGGACCGCGAGATGATCCTGGACATCTACGAGCTGGTCACCGGCCTGCGGATGAACCACGCGTACATCCGCCCCGGCGGACTCGCCCAGGACCTGCCGCCCGGCGCGGTGGACCAGATCCGCGAGTTCGTGAAGAAGATGAAGAGGAACCTCCCGGAGTACGACAAGCTCGCCACCGGGAACCCCATCTTCAAGGCCCGCATGCAGGACATCGGCTACCTCGACCTGGCCGGCTGCATGGCCCTCGGCGCCACCGGCCCGATCCTGCGCTCCACCGGCCTGCCGCACGACCTGCGCAAGGCACAGCCCTACTGCGGCTACGAGACGTACGACTTCGACGTCCCGACCGCCGACAGCTGCGACGCCTACGGCCGCTTCCTGATCCGCCTCGAGGAGATGCGCCAGTCGCTGCGGATCATCGAGCAGTGCCTGGACCGGCTCCAGCCCGGCCCGGTCATGGTCGCCGACAAGAAGATCGCCTGGCCCGCCCAGCTCGCGCTCGGCCCGGACGGCCTGGGCAACTCCCTCGACCACATCAAGAAGATCATGGGCACCTCCATGGAGGCCCTGATCCACCACTTCAAGCTGGTCACCGAGGGCTTCCGGGTCCCGCCGGGACAGGCGTACGCGGCCGTCGAGTCGCCCAAGGGCGAACTGGGCGTGCACGCCGTCTCCGACGGCGGCACCCGCCCCTACCGGGTCCACTTCCGCGACCCGTCCTTCACCAACCTGCAGGCCATGGCGGCGATGTGCGAAGGCGGCCAGGTCGCCGACGTCATCGTCGCCGTCGCGTCCATCGACCCCGTGATGGGAGGCGTCGACCGGTGA
- a CDS encoding GNAT family N-acetyltransferase — protein sequence MNRTLPVVRLRVPTDEDAVAWHRVFDHPDVMEFHGGRSAELSVYEELTARQRKHDAELGFCLWTMLDEEDRVIGFTGAQPWPGEWGPAGEIEIGWRLGREHWGRGYVTAAARQTLERVRAAGVPSVVAMVNARNTRSIAVTRRLGMRLAETFTTPESKQQGHCYRLEL from the coding sequence GTGAACAGAACGCTCCCCGTGGTACGGCTGCGTGTCCCCACCGACGAGGACGCCGTCGCCTGGCACCGGGTCTTCGACCACCCGGACGTGATGGAGTTCCACGGCGGCCGGTCCGCCGAGCTGTCGGTCTACGAGGAGCTGACGGCCCGTCAGCGCAAGCACGACGCCGAACTGGGCTTCTGCCTGTGGACGATGCTGGACGAGGAGGACCGGGTCATCGGCTTCACGGGGGCCCAGCCCTGGCCGGGCGAGTGGGGTCCGGCCGGGGAGATCGAGATCGGCTGGCGGCTGGGCCGGGAGCACTGGGGCCGGGGCTATGTGACGGCGGCGGCCCGGCAGACGCTGGAGCGGGTGCGGGCGGCGGGCGTACCGAGCGTGGTGGCGATGGTGAACGCCCGCAACACCCGCTCGATCGCGGTGACGCGGCGGCTGGGGATGCGCCTCGCGGAGACCTTCACGACGCCCGAGTCGA
- the nuoF gene encoding NADH-quinone oxidoreductase subunit NuoF — protein sequence MMTLAAELKDSSPEKLLAPVLSAFWDEDRSWSLDVYRRHEGYEGLRKALAMSPDDVIAYVKESGLRGRGGAGFPTGMKWQFIPQGDGKPHYLVVNADESEPGTCKDIPLLFANPHSLIEGIVIACYAIRSSHAFIYLRGEVVPVLRRLHEAVREAYAAGYLGENILGSGLDLELTVHAGAGAYICGEETALLDSLEGRRGQPRLRPPFPAVAGLYACPTVVNNVESIASVPAIMKNGKDWFRSMGSEKSPGFTLYSLSGHVASPGQYEAPLGITLRQLLDMSGGMRPGHRLKFWTPGGSSTPMFTEEHLDVPLDYEGVGAAGSMLGTKALQCFDETTCVVRAVTRWTEFYAHESCGKCTPCREGTYWLVQLLRDIEAGKGAMSDLDKLADIADNINGKSFCALGDGAASPIFSSLKYFREEYEQHVTGRGCPFDPAKSTAWADHRTEVNA from the coding sequence GTGATGACCTTGGCAGCCGAGCTGAAAGACTCCAGCCCCGAGAAGCTGCTCGCACCCGTGCTGTCGGCCTTCTGGGACGAGGACCGGTCCTGGTCCCTGGACGTCTACCGGAGGCACGAGGGGTACGAGGGGCTCCGCAAGGCGCTCGCCATGTCACCGGACGACGTGATCGCGTACGTCAAGGAGTCCGGTCTGCGCGGGCGCGGCGGCGCGGGGTTCCCGACCGGGATGAAATGGCAGTTCATCCCCCAGGGAGACGGCAAGCCGCACTACCTGGTGGTCAACGCCGACGAATCGGAGCCGGGGACCTGCAAGGACATCCCGCTCCTCTTCGCGAACCCGCACAGCCTCATCGAGGGCATCGTCATCGCCTGCTACGCCATCAGGTCGTCGCACGCCTTCATCTACCTGCGGGGCGAAGTCGTCCCCGTCCTGCGGCGGCTGCACGAGGCCGTGCGCGAGGCCTACGCGGCGGGCTACCTCGGCGAGAACATCCTGGGCAGCGGACTCGACCTGGAACTCACCGTGCACGCCGGCGCCGGCGCGTACATCTGCGGTGAGGAGACCGCGCTCCTGGACTCGCTCGAAGGCCGCCGTGGCCAGCCGCGGCTGCGTCCCCCCTTCCCCGCCGTCGCGGGCCTCTACGCGTGCCCCACTGTCGTGAACAACGTCGAGTCGATCGCGTCGGTTCCCGCCATCATGAAGAACGGCAAGGACTGGTTCAGGTCGATGGGCAGCGAGAAGTCCCCGGGCTTCACGCTCTACTCGCTCAGCGGCCACGTCGCCAGCCCCGGCCAGTACGAGGCCCCGCTCGGCATCACCCTGCGCCAGCTCCTCGACATGAGCGGCGGCATGCGGCCCGGGCACCGGCTGAAGTTCTGGACGCCGGGCGGCTCCTCCACGCCGATGTTCACCGAGGAGCACCTCGACGTCCCGCTCGACTACGAGGGCGTCGGCGCCGCCGGCTCCATGCTCGGCACCAAGGCCCTGCAGTGCTTCGACGAGACGACGTGCGTGGTGCGCGCCGTCACCCGCTGGACCGAGTTCTACGCCCACGAGTCCTGCGGCAAGTGCACCCCCTGCCGCGAGGGCACCTACTGGCTGGTGCAGCTGCTGCGGGACATCGAGGCCGGCAAGGGCGCGATGAGCGACCTCGACAAGCTGGCCGACATCGCCGACAACATCAACGGCAAGTCCTTCTGCGCCCTCGGCGACGGTGCCGCCTCGCCGATCTTCTCCTCGCTGAAGTACTTCCGCGAGGAGTACGAGCAGCACGTCACGGGCCGCGGCTGCCCCTTCGACCCGGCCAAGTCGACGGCCTGGGCCGATCACCGCACGGAGGTGAACGCATGA
- the nuoE gene encoding NADH-quinone oxidoreductase subunit NuoE, translated as MTTSSSERAERGVSLGMPELPAPDYPDDVRARLERDAREVIARYPDSRSALLPLLHLVQSEEGHVTRTGMRFCAETLGLTTAEVTAVATFYTMYRRKPSGDYQVGVCTNTLCAVMGGDAIFEALQEHLGVGNGETTGDGKVTLEHIECNAACDYAPVVMVNWEFFDNQTPDSARRLVDDLRAGTPVSPTRGAPLCTFKETARILAGFPDEREGAVEASGSAGPASLVGLRLARGETAPARVVHPREGGPHEEPQATDHEPSPAQHLSSHDAPQDTSASDSAHPAGPTAEEGE; from the coding sequence GTGACCACCTCATCCTCGGAGCGGGCGGAGCGAGGCGTCAGCCTGGGCATGCCCGAGCTGCCCGCGCCCGACTACCCGGACGACGTTCGGGCCCGGCTCGAGCGGGACGCCCGCGAGGTCATCGCCCGCTACCCGGACTCCCGTTCCGCCCTGCTGCCGCTGCTGCACCTCGTGCAGTCGGAGGAGGGCCACGTCACCCGCACCGGCATGCGGTTCTGCGCGGAGACGCTCGGCCTGACCACCGCCGAGGTCACCGCGGTCGCCACCTTCTACACCATGTACCGGCGCAAGCCCTCCGGCGACTACCAGGTCGGCGTCTGCACCAACACGCTGTGCGCGGTGATGGGCGGCGACGCCATCTTCGAGGCGCTCCAGGAGCACCTGGGCGTCGGCAACGGCGAGACCACCGGCGACGGCAAGGTCACCCTGGAGCACATCGAGTGCAACGCGGCCTGCGACTACGCGCCGGTCGTGATGGTCAACTGGGAGTTCTTCGACAACCAGACCCCGGACAGCGCCCGGCGCCTGGTCGACGACCTCCGTGCGGGCACCCCCGTCTCGCCCACCCGCGGGGCGCCGCTGTGCACCTTCAAGGAGACCGCCCGGATCCTGGCGGGCTTCCCCGACGAGCGCGAGGGCGCCGTCGAGGCGAGCGGCAGCGCGGGCCCGGCGTCGCTGGTGGGTCTGCGCCTGGCCAGGGGAGAGACCGCACCCGCGCGCGTGGTCCACCCGCGCGAGGGCGGACCGCACGAGGAGCCGCAGGCCACGGACCACGAGCCGTCGCCCGCACAGCACCTCAGCTCGCACGACGCGCCGCAGGACACATCGGCATCCGACTCTGCCCACCCGGCAGGGCCCACCGCCGAGGAGGGGGAGTGA
- a CDS encoding NADH-quinone oxidoreductase subunit C, which translates to MSDANGTHGAHGPDRPNPEQDLSASNLPGRRGQGGEEIRVQRGMFGANNGGDTSGYGGLVRSVRLPGPASRPYGGWFDEVADELEGALEEQGLLPENAIEKTVVDRDELTFHIEREHLVRVARTLRDDPALRFELCTGVSGVHYPNDKGRELHAVYHLRSITHNRLIRLEVSAPDTDPHVPSLVDVYPTNDWHERETYDFFGIVFDGHPALTRIMMPDDWQGHPQRKDYPLGGIPVEYKGAQIPAPDQRRSYS; encoded by the coding sequence GTGAGCGACGCCAACGGCACCCACGGTGCGCACGGGCCGGACCGGCCCAACCCCGAGCAGGACCTCAGCGCCTCCAACCTCCCCGGCCGGCGCGGCCAGGGCGGCGAGGAGATCCGCGTCCAGCGCGGCATGTTCGGCGCGAACAACGGCGGCGACACCTCCGGGTACGGCGGCCTGGTCCGCTCCGTCCGGCTCCCCGGACCGGCGAGCCGCCCCTACGGCGGATGGTTCGACGAGGTCGCCGACGAACTGGAGGGCGCCCTGGAGGAGCAGGGCCTGCTCCCGGAGAACGCCATCGAGAAGACGGTCGTCGACCGCGACGAGCTGACCTTCCACATCGAGCGCGAGCACCTGGTCCGCGTCGCCCGCACCCTGCGCGACGACCCGGCCCTGCGCTTCGAGCTGTGCACCGGCGTCAGCGGCGTCCACTACCCGAACGACAAGGGCCGCGAGCTGCACGCCGTCTACCACCTGCGCTCGATCACCCACAACCGGCTGATCCGCCTGGAGGTCAGCGCCCCGGACACCGACCCGCACGTGCCGTCCCTGGTCGACGTCTACCCGACCAACGACTGGCACGAGCGCGAGACGTACGACTTCTTCGGGATCGTCTTCGACGGTCACCCGGCCCTGACGCGGATCATGATGCCGGACGACTGGCAGGGCCACCCGCAGCGCAAGGACTACCCCCTCGGCGGCATCCCCGTCGAGTACAAGGGCGCCCAGATCCCGGCTCCGGACCAGCGGAGGTCGTACTCGTGA
- a CDS encoding geranylgeranyl reductase family protein, producing MTEPLLSDNTADVIVVGAGPAGSTTAYHLAKAGLDVLLLEKTEFPREKVCGDGLTPRAVKQLVAMGIDISEEAGWLRNKGLRIIGGGVRLQLDWPDLASFPDYGLVRKRDDFDEQLARQAQKAGARLHERCNVSGPIVDDRTGRITGVTAKLGEEKREVSFHAPLVVAADGNSTRLSLAMGLHRREDRPMGVAVRTYFTSPRHEDDYLESWLELWDRRGPGEDRLLPGYGWIFGMGDGTSNVGLGVLNTSDSFKELDWREVLKAWCASMPEDWGYTPENMTGPIRGAALPMAFNRQPHYTKGLLLVGDAGGLVNPFNGEGIAYAMESGQLAADVIVQAHARTTPAQREAALQRYPRVLKDTYGGYYTLGRAFVKLIGNPKVMKIAAQRGLTHPMLMKFTLKLLANLTDPTGGDAMDRIINGLTKVAPKA from the coding sequence GTGACCGAGCCCCTCCTCTCCGACAACACCGCCGACGTCATCGTCGTGGGCGCGGGGCCCGCCGGCTCCACCACCGCCTACCACCTCGCCAAGGCCGGGCTCGACGTCCTGCTGCTGGAGAAGACCGAGTTCCCGCGCGAGAAGGTGTGCGGCGACGGGCTCACCCCGCGCGCGGTCAAACAGCTCGTCGCCATGGGCATCGACATCTCCGAAGAGGCCGGCTGGCTGCGCAACAAGGGCCTGCGCATCATCGGCGGCGGCGTCCGGCTCCAGCTGGACTGGCCGGATCTCGCCTCCTTCCCGGACTACGGGCTGGTCCGCAAGCGCGACGACTTCGACGAGCAGCTCGCCCGGCAGGCGCAGAAGGCGGGCGCGCGGCTCCACGAGCGCTGCAACGTCTCCGGCCCGATCGTCGACGACCGCACCGGCCGCATCACCGGTGTCACCGCCAAGCTGGGCGAGGAGAAGCGGGAGGTCTCCTTCCACGCGCCGCTCGTCGTCGCCGCCGACGGCAACTCCACCCGCCTCTCCCTGGCGATGGGCCTGCACCGCCGCGAGGACCGCCCGATGGGCGTCGCCGTCCGCACCTACTTCACCTCCCCGCGCCACGAGGACGACTACCTGGAGTCCTGGCTGGAGCTGTGGGACCGCCGCGGTCCCGGCGAGGACCGGCTGCTGCCCGGCTACGGCTGGATCTTCGGCATGGGCGACGGCACGTCCAACGTCGGCCTCGGCGTCCTGAACACCTCCGACTCCTTCAAGGAGCTGGACTGGCGCGAGGTGCTGAAGGCGTGGTGCGCGTCCATGCCCGAGGACTGGGGCTACACCCCCGAGAACATGACCGGCCCGATCCGCGGCGCCGCCCTGCCGATGGCCTTCAACCGCCAGCCGCACTACACCAAGGGCCTGTTGCTGGTCGGCGACGCCGGCGGCCTGGTCAACCCGTTCAACGGCGAAGGCATCGCCTACGCCATGGAGTCCGGGCAGCTCGCCGCCGACGTCATCGTGCAGGCGCACGCACGGACCACGCCCGCCCAGCGGGAGGCCGCCCTCCAGCGCTACCCGCGCGTCCTGAAGGACACCTACGGCGGCTACTACACCCTCGGCCGCGCCTTCGTGAAGCTCATCGGCAACCCGAAGGTCATGAAGATCGCCGCACAGCGCGGCCTCACCCACCCGATGCTGATGAAGTTCACCCTCAAGCTGCTCGCCAACCTCACCGACCCGACGGGCGGCGACGCGATGGACCGCATCATCAACGGACTGACGAAGGTGGCGCCGAAGGCCTGA
- a CDS encoding NuoB/complex I 20 kDa subunit family protein: MGLEEKLPSGFLLTTVEQAAGWVRKASVFPATFGLACCAIEMMTTGAGRYDLARFGMEVFRGSPRQADLMIVAGRVSQKMAPVLRQVYDQMPNPKWVISMGVCASSGGMFNNYAIVQGVDHIVPVDIYLPGCPPRPEMLMDAILKLHQKIQGSKLGVNAEEAAREAEEAALKALPTIEMKGLLR, translated from the coding sequence ATGGGACTCGAAGAAAAGCTGCCGAGCGGCTTCCTGCTGACCACCGTCGAGCAGGCCGCCGGGTGGGTGCGCAAGGCGTCGGTCTTCCCCGCCACCTTCGGCCTCGCCTGCTGTGCCATCGAGATGATGACCACCGGTGCCGGGCGCTACGACCTGGCGCGCTTCGGCATGGAGGTCTTCCGCGGCTCCCCGCGCCAGGCCGACCTCATGATCGTCGCCGGGCGGGTCAGCCAGAAGATGGCCCCGGTGCTGCGGCAGGTCTACGACCAGATGCCCAACCCCAAATGGGTGATCTCCATGGGCGTGTGCGCCTCCTCCGGCGGCATGTTCAACAACTACGCCATCGTCCAGGGCGTCGACCACATCGTCCCCGTCGACATCTACCTCCCCGGCTGCCCGCCGCGGCCCGAGATGCTGATGGACGCCATCCTCAAGCTCCACCAGAAGATCCAGGGCTCCAAGCTCGGCGTGAACGCCGAGGAGGCGGCCCGGGAGGCGGAGGAAGCGGCGCTCAAGGCCCTGCCGACGATCGAGATGAAGGGGCTGCTGCGGTGA
- a CDS encoding Cmx/CmrA family chloramphenicol efflux MFS transporter codes for MPVFLHVLGLAVFAQGTSEFMLSGLVPGIARDLSVPVAAAASLTSAYAAGMVAGAPLMAAWSARWPRRRALAGFLAAFVVVHVAGAVTHDFAVLFATRIVAAVVNAGFLAVALSVATSLVTPEKQARAMAVLLSGITLACVVGVPAGALLGERAGWRAAFWAVAALCLPALALVHRSAPADPAGRARVRVRREIGVLRARPVRSALALAAVVNGATFATFACLAVVATDTARLPEAAVPGLLAAFGVGAFAGVAVTGRTGGGVDGAGRPRRGLVLAAAALPAGWAALALAGTAAVPLFALATVQGALSFGVGTAVVNRVLRVASDAPALGGSFATAALNTGAVAGPLLAGAATAATGDQRAAAWISAALAAAGLALTAAARRTASAGPPRG; via the coding sequence TTGCCTGTGTTCCTCCATGTCCTGGGTCTCGCCGTCTTCGCCCAGGGGACTTCCGAGTTCATGCTGTCCGGGCTCGTGCCCGGCATCGCCCGTGATCTGTCCGTGCCGGTGGCCGCCGCCGCGAGCCTGACGTCGGCGTACGCGGCCGGGATGGTCGCCGGCGCCCCGCTGATGGCCGCCTGGAGCGCGCGGTGGCCGCGCCGCCGGGCGCTGGCGGGGTTCCTCGCGGCGTTCGTCGTCGTGCACGTGGCCGGCGCGGTCACCCACGACTTCGCGGTGCTGTTCGCCACCCGGATCGTCGCCGCGGTCGTCAACGCCGGTTTCCTCGCCGTCGCCCTGTCCGTGGCGACCTCGCTCGTCACCCCGGAGAAGCAGGCGCGGGCGATGGCCGTCCTGCTGTCCGGGATCACGCTGGCGTGCGTCGTCGGGGTGCCCGCGGGCGCGCTGCTCGGGGAGCGGGCGGGCTGGCGCGCGGCGTTCTGGGCGGTGGCCGCGCTGTGCCTGCCCGCGCTGGCGCTGGTGCACCGCTCGGCGCCCGCCGATCCGGCCGGCCGCGCGCGGGTCCGCGTCCGCCGTGAGATCGGGGTGCTGCGGGCCCGCCCGGTGCGTTCGGCGCTGGCGCTCGCGGCCGTCGTCAACGGGGCGACGTTCGCGACCTTCGCCTGTCTGGCCGTCGTCGCCACGGACACCGCGCGGCTGCCCGAGGCGGCGGTGCCCGGGCTGCTCGCGGCGTTCGGGGTGGGCGCGTTCGCCGGGGTGGCCGTCACCGGCCGCACGGGCGGCGGGGTCGACGGCGCCGGGCGGCCGCGGCGCGGCCTGGTGCTCGCGGCGGCGGCACTGCCTGCGGGATGGGCGGCGCTCGCCCTGGCCGGGACCGCCGCCGTGCCGTTGTTCGCGCTGGCGACGGTGCAGGGCGCGCTGTCCTTCGGGGTCGGTACGGCGGTGGTGAACCGGGTGCTGCGGGTCGCCTCCGACGCGCCCGCGCTGGGCGGCTCGTTCGCCACGGCCGCACTCAACACGGGCGCCGTCGCCGGGCCCCTGCTGGCCGGGGCGGCCACCGCGGCGACCGGCGACCAGCGCGCCGCCGCCTGGATCAGCGCCGCCCTCGCCGCGGCCGGGCTCGCGCTGACCGCGGCGGCCCGGCGCACGGCGAGCGCCGGGCCGCCGCGGGGGTGA